From a single Helicovermis profundi genomic region:
- a CDS encoding CpaF family protein → MSFKVFEEYIDKSFDEKIGIVNSIYNKIYGNDIIQEYLDDDLVDEIMINSFDEIYIEKNGIIVKVENSFLNKEKLMDLIYRIVSEVNRQVNTTSPIVDARLSDGSRVNVVLDPISIKGPSVTIRKFKKKCYSLEELKLKNAFNEKILKFLIHIIKHNFNIFISGGTSSGKTTLLNALSNHINHNERIITIEDSAELKFWEHDNVISLETRNSNFSKNSEITIADLIKASLRMRPDRIIVGEVRSFEAIDMIQAMNTGHDGSLSTGHGNSNIDMLYRLETMILSNAKYPIEAVRNQITSGIDILINIKRYKDSVRRISAIDLIESSSVNGYKLRNLFSTIYDVQNCEYKIIESGEAYEEILKKFYR, encoded by the coding sequence ATTAGTTTTAAAGTTTTTGAGGAGTATATAGACAAAAGTTTTGATGAGAAAATAGGGATTGTAAATAGTATATATAATAAAATTTATGGAAATGATATTATTCAGGAATATTTAGATGATGACTTAGTCGATGAAATAATGATAAATAGTTTTGATGAAATATATATAGAGAAAAATGGAATTATTGTGAAAGTGGAGAATTCATTTTTAAATAAAGAAAAATTGATGGATTTAATTTACAGAATAGTTTCAGAAGTGAATAGGCAAGTGAATACAACTTCTCCAATAGTAGACGCTAGACTTAGCGATGGCTCTAGAGTGAATGTAGTGCTAGACCCTATTTCAATAAAAGGACCAAGCGTTACCATAAGAAAATTTAAGAAAAAATGTTATTCTCTTGAGGAATTAAAACTCAAAAATGCATTTAATGAAAAGATTTTAAAATTTTTAATTCATATAATAAAACATAATTTTAATATTTTTATTTCCGGTGGTACAAGTTCAGGAAAAACGACATTATTAAACGCTCTATCAAATCATATAAATCATAACGAGAGAATTATTACTATTGAAGATAGTGCTGAACTTAAGTTTTGGGAACACGATAATGTTATTTCCTTAGAAACAAGAAATTCTAATTTTAGCAAAAATTCAGAAATTACTATTGCAGATCTTATTAAAGCTTCACTTAGGATGCGTCCTGATAGAATAATTGTTGGAGAAGTAAGGTCTTTTGAAGCTATTGATATGATTCAAGCAATGAATACAGGGCACGATGGTTCACTTTCAACAGGTCATGGAAATAGTAATATTGATATGTTATATAGGCTTGAGACTATGATACTAAGTAATGCAAAGTATCCTATTGAAGCTGTTAGAAATCAAATTACCTCTGGAATTGATATTTTAATAAATATCAAAAGATATAAAGATAGTGTTAGGAGAATTTCAGCGATAGATTTAATAGAAAGTAGTAGTGTTAACGGTTATAAATTAAGAAATTTATTTAGTACAATTTATGATGTACAAAATTGCGAGTACAAAATCATTGAAAGTGGAGAAGCTTATGAAGAAATTCTTAAGAAATTTTACAGATAA
- a CDS encoding oxaloacetate decarboxylase subunit alpha: MSKIKITETILRDAHQSLIATRLNSEQILPILNKLDSVGYHALEMWGGATFDASLRFLNENPWQRLRMIKDNVKNTKLQMLLRGQNILGYKHYPDDVVREFVKRSVANGIDIVRIFDALNDTRNLKTAIEATIKEGAHAQAAISYTTSPIHTLDTFVNLARDMENMGADSICIKDMSGLLTPYAAFDLVKALKSTVKVPIELHSHSTSGLASMTYLKGIEAGVDIIDTAISPFSLGTSQPPTESLVATLNGTKYDTKLDLKKLNEVAEYFTPIREDSIKSGLLNTKVLGVNINSLIYQVPGGMLSNLVSQLEMQNAGDRLDEVLKEVPRVREDLGYPPLVTPTSQIVGTQAVLNVITGERYKMIPNEVKAYVKGMYGKSTVPIKKEIIEKIIGNAEIITSRPADLLEPMLENKRVEIKEFIENEEDVLSYILFPQVAMSYFNYRESEKYKIDTTLVDEDQKIYPV, from the coding sequence ATGTCAAAAATAAAAATTACTGAAACTATACTTAGAGATGCACATCAATCATTGATTGCAACAAGACTAAATTCTGAGCAAATTTTACCAATATTAAATAAACTTGATTCAGTTGGATATCATGCACTTGAAATGTGGGGTGGCGCAACTTTTGATGCATCACTTAGGTTTTTAAATGAAAATCCATGGCAAAGACTTAGAATGATTAAAGATAATGTTAAAAATACTAAACTTCAGATGCTATTAAGAGGTCAAAACATTTTAGGCTACAAACATTATCCAGATGATGTGGTGAGAGAATTTGTTAAAAGATCTGTCGCTAATGGGATTGATATAGTAAGGATATTTGACGCACTAAATGATACAAGAAATTTAAAAACTGCAATAGAAGCGACTATAAAAGAAGGAGCACATGCTCAAGCAGCTATATCTTACACGACAAGTCCTATTCATACTTTGGATACTTTTGTAAATTTAGCTAGAGATATGGAGAATATGGGAGCGGATTCGATTTGTATAAAAGACATGTCAGGGCTTTTAACGCCTTATGCAGCTTTTGATTTGGTAAAAGCACTTAAATCTACAGTTAAAGTTCCAATTGAACTTCATTCGCATTCTACAAGTGGACTTGCTTCTATGACGTATTTAAAAGGAATCGAAGCTGGAGTAGATATAATTGATACGGCAATTTCTCCATTTTCGCTTGGTACATCACAGCCACCTACCGAATCGTTAGTAGCAACCCTTAATGGAACTAAGTATGACACAAAGCTTGATTTGAAAAAATTAAATGAAGTTGCAGAGTATTTTACTCCAATTAGGGAAGATAGTATTAAGAGTGGCCTTTTAAATACTAAAGTTCTAGGAGTGAATATTAATTCTTTGATTTATCAAGTACCAGGTGGAATGCTTTCAAATTTGGTGTCTCAATTAGAAATGCAAAATGCTGGTGATAGACTTGATGAAGTACTAAAGGAAGTTCCACGAGTTAGAGAAGATTTAGGTTATCCACCTTTGGTTACTCCTACTAGTCAAATTGTTGGTACTCAAGCAGTTTTAAATGTTATTACTGGTGAGAGATATAAAATGATTCCCAATGAAGTTAAAGCTTATGTTAAAGGAATGTATGGTAAGTCAACAGTGCCAATAAAAAAAGAAATTATTGAAAAAATAATTGGAAATGCAGAAATTATTACTTCTAGACCAGCAGATTTATTAGAGCCTATGCTAGAAAATAAACGGGTTGAAATTAAAGAGTTTATAGAAAATGAGGAAGACGTTTTATCATATATTTTGTTTCCACAAGTTGCTATGAGTTATTTTAACTATAGAGAATCAGAAAAGTATAAAATTGACACCACTTTAGTGGATGAAGATCAAAAAATTTATCCAGTATAA